The following are from one region of the Rhodothermus sp. genome:
- the cdaA gene encoding diadenylate cyclase CdaA, producing the protein MTLIHWIIPIRLVDLLEIGLVAYVLYKLYQLMRGTLAVQIFLGVMAIYLLQVIVTALDMTMLRRFFGALSEVAVLAVIILFQPEIRRLLVMVAQTPFLRRFVAAPVREEMIQEVCAAVAEMSRLHIGALIAFERSTGLRHYIETGTVLNARISRELLLTIFYDKNPLHDGAVIIRNQVVAAARCILPVSTSMKLSPHLGLRHRAAVGLTEQTDAFVVVVSEETGTISVAQQGELISNLTAAELRTLLMEALEARPAVEEEPSVDLTS; encoded by the coding sequence GTGACGCTCATTCACTGGATCATTCCGATACGGCTGGTTGATCTACTGGAAATCGGCCTGGTGGCCTATGTGCTTTACAAGCTCTACCAGCTGATGCGTGGCACCCTGGCCGTGCAGATTTTTCTGGGCGTCATGGCCATCTACCTGTTGCAGGTGATTGTGACAGCGCTTGATATGACCATGCTACGCCGTTTTTTCGGAGCTCTCAGCGAAGTGGCTGTGCTGGCCGTGATCATTTTGTTTCAACCTGAGATTCGGCGGTTGCTGGTGATGGTGGCCCAGACGCCTTTTCTGCGACGCTTTGTTGCGGCGCCCGTCCGGGAGGAAATGATCCAGGAGGTCTGTGCCGCTGTAGCTGAGATGAGCCGGCTACACATCGGGGCACTCATTGCCTTTGAACGCTCAACCGGATTGCGTCATTATATTGAGACCGGTACAGTGTTGAATGCCCGGATTTCCCGTGAGTTGTTGCTGACCATTTTCTACGACAAGAATCCGCTACACGACGGAGCCGTCATTATCCGAAATCAGGTGGTTGCCGCAGCTCGGTGTATTTTGCCGGTATCGACGAGTATGAAACTGAGTCCCCATCTGGGGTTACGGCATCGGGCAGCCGTCGGGTTGACTGAGCAGACGGATGCGTTTGTGGTGGTGGTCTCGGAAGAGACCGGAACGATTTCAGTGGCACAGCAAGGAGAGCTGATTTCTAATCTGACGGCTGCTGAGTTGCGTACGTTGTTAATGGAAGCGCTGGAGGCGCGCCCGGCCGTCGAAGAAGAACCGTCTGTAGATCTGACGTCATGA
- the folP gene encoding dihydropteroate synthase, whose translation MWHPDAFDPDRFVLNCRGRLLDCRPGLPGGAHVMGILNVTPDSFWDGGRYQTVDAALRRTETMLKEGAALIDIGGESTRPRGRTYGRGAEPVPPDEERRRILPVIEAIVERFPEAIISVDTYKPEVARDALEAGAHVINDQTGLRLYPEMAEVAAHYGAPLILMHSVGRPGEMPHELHYDNVVAEVRAALADAVARACAAGAGQVVLDPGFGFGKTAAENLQLINNVDALLSLGYPVLVGISRKSTIGQVLGTPEQPVPPEGRLYGTLGVTAIAVLRGATLVRTHDVKPTVEMLRLLAATLAQPRVESLRTS comes from the coding sequence ATGTGGCATCCTGACGCGTTCGATCCCGATCGATTTGTGTTGAATTGTCGAGGACGGTTGCTGGACTGCCGTCCCGGCTTGCCCGGTGGAGCGCATGTGATGGGCATTTTGAACGTGACGCCCGATTCGTTCTGGGATGGTGGTCGGTATCAGACGGTGGACGCTGCGCTGCGCCGGACAGAGACCATGCTGAAAGAAGGGGCAGCTCTCATTGATATAGGGGGCGAATCGACACGGCCGCGTGGACGCACCTATGGACGCGGTGCCGAACCGGTCCCTCCTGATGAAGAGCGGCGACGCATTCTGCCAGTGATCGAGGCGATTGTCGAGCGATTTCCCGAGGCGATTATCTCGGTAGATACGTACAAGCCGGAAGTAGCCCGAGATGCACTGGAGGCTGGGGCACACGTGATCAACGACCAGACTGGACTGCGGCTTTATCCGGAAATGGCCGAGGTGGCCGCACACTACGGGGCGCCGCTCATTCTCATGCACTCGGTCGGACGTCCGGGCGAGATGCCGCACGAATTGCATTACGACAACGTGGTGGCCGAGGTGCGTGCTGCGCTGGCAGACGCGGTAGCTCGGGCATGTGCCGCTGGGGCAGGCCAGGTGGTGCTTGATCCGGGATTTGGATTCGGGAAAACCGCGGCAGAAAATTTGCAGCTGATCAACAATGTCGATGCACTATTGAGCCTGGGATATCCGGTGCTGGTGGGCATCTCCCGCAAAAGCACAATCGGTCAGGTGTTGGGGACGCCTGAGCAACCCGTTCCACCTGAAGGGCGGCTCTACGGCACGCTGGGAGTAACCGCGATAGCCGTGCTGCGGGGGGCCACCCTGGTGCGAACGCACGATGTAAAACCTACCGTTGAGATGCTGCGACTGCTGGCTGCCACGCTGGCCCAACCGCGCGTTGAGTCGCTACGAACCAGCTGA
- a CDS encoding GH3 auxin-responsive promoter family protein, protein MRTARLLQWLPLFRRHQRFIQDPAGTQARLLRRLLRRAASTEWGQRYGFAELARAHDVVKAYQSRVPLHTYDDLRADVTRMRRGEPNICWPGRIRHFAISSGTASEGTLIPVSYEMLRANRRFSIEVGLNYLLQSGRGSFLRGYHLTLPGRADEDPRYPGTWAGEISGLVARYAPWYVRLCYQAVPTRLLMLPNWEEKLRAIARHTAQKDVRLVVMAPTWGVVLFKALLEEARRQRGEAVTTVREVWPNLQVFISGGVALSSYRTLLEEMIGDPAPDFVETYGASEGFFAFQSTLEDPAMLLHLDNGIFYEFVPLEARNHPNPPRHTIATVEPGVRYALYVTTCSGLWSYAMRDVVRFTQTDPPKLVVVGRTGEMLDLYGEAVFGDEARAALEEACQRTGARVRDYHIAPRPATRNRLPTHQWLIEFERPPEHLPTFAAIIDTYLQRINRHYQIRREARAFDQPEIIVLPAGSFLNWMRQHRKRLSGQSKIPRMRPDRSLADALLAQCANFASSTETSADSSA, encoded by the coding sequence ATGCGTACTGCCCGCCTACTGCAATGGTTGCCGTTGTTTCGCCGCCATCAACGCTTCATCCAGGATCCAGCGGGCACACAGGCACGGCTGCTGCGCCGCCTGTTGCGGCGCGCCGCTTCCACCGAGTGGGGCCAACGTTACGGGTTTGCCGAGCTGGCCCGTGCCCACGACGTCGTAAAGGCCTACCAGAGCCGGGTACCGCTGCACACGTATGACGACCTGCGTGCCGATGTGACGCGTATGCGGCGCGGGGAACCGAACATCTGCTGGCCGGGCCGTATACGTCACTTTGCCATCTCCAGCGGTACAGCCTCCGAGGGCACACTCATCCCGGTCAGCTACGAGATGCTGCGGGCTAACCGCCGCTTCAGTATTGAAGTAGGGCTGAACTATCTCCTGCAGTCCGGCCGCGGGAGCTTTCTCAGGGGCTACCATTTGACCCTGCCAGGCCGGGCTGACGAAGATCCTCGCTATCCAGGCACGTGGGCCGGAGAAATCAGCGGTCTGGTAGCCCGCTATGCTCCATGGTACGTGCGCCTTTGCTATCAGGCCGTTCCCACTCGACTCCTGATGCTGCCCAATTGGGAAGAAAAGCTGCGCGCTATCGCCCGGCACACCGCGCAGAAAGATGTCCGTCTGGTGGTTATGGCACCTACCTGGGGGGTGGTCTTGTTCAAAGCCCTGCTTGAAGAAGCCCGGCGGCAGCGAGGCGAAGCGGTAACGACCGTCCGCGAGGTCTGGCCCAACCTCCAGGTATTTATTTCAGGAGGTGTGGCGCTCAGCTCATATCGCACCCTGCTGGAAGAAATGATCGGAGATCCAGCGCCGGACTTTGTCGAAACTTATGGAGCTTCGGAGGGCTTTTTCGCTTTCCAGTCCACGCTTGAGGATCCGGCCATGCTGCTGCATCTGGACAACGGCATCTTCTATGAATTTGTCCCGCTGGAAGCCCGTAACCACCCGAACCCTCCCCGCCACACGATTGCCACAGTTGAGCCCGGTGTGCGCTATGCGCTTTACGTAACCACCTGCAGCGGACTCTGGAGCTATGCCATGCGCGACGTGGTGCGTTTCACGCAGACCGACCCGCCCAAGCTGGTGGTCGTCGGGCGCACCGGCGAGATGCTCGACCTCTACGGCGAAGCCGTCTTTGGCGACGAAGCTCGCGCCGCACTCGAAGAAGCCTGTCAACGCACCGGGGCCCGCGTGCGTGATTACCACATTGCCCCCCGCCCAGCCACTCGCAATCGGTTACCCACGCATCAGTGGTTAATTGAGTTCGAGCGCCCACCCGAGCATCTGCCGACCTTTGCAGCGATCATCGATACCTACCTGCAACGCATCAACCGGCACTACCAGATTCGCCGCGAAGCACGGGCGTTCGACCAGCCGGAGATTATTGTGTTGCCCGCCGGCAGCTTCCTGAACTGGATGCGGCAACACCGAAAACGACTCAGCGGCCAGAGCAAAATCCCGCGCATGCGTCCGGATCGGAGCCTGGCTGATGCGCTTTTGGCGCAATGTGCGAATTTTGCATCTTCAACGGAAACCTCGGCGGATTCTTCTGCATAA
- a CDS encoding RNA polymerase sigma factor RpoD/SigA — protein sequence MYVPRQQRMLDQYLQEIGKIPLLTPEEEVELARRIKQGDEEALHKLTRANLRFVVSVAKKYQGQGLSLADLINEGNYGLIKAAQRFDETRGFKFISYAVWWIRQAILQALAEQSRVVRLPLNRIGTISKIRKVSARLAQEHERAPSAEELAEELNIDVEKIREALQHTGRALSMDAPFTDDDDNSLLDVLPNEEDTAPDEGLMEESLKIDIERALSTLHPREAEIIRLYFGIGREHPLTLEEIGQRFGLTRERVRQIKEKALRKLRQKHRREELQIHVG from the coding sequence ATGTACGTCCCGCGCCAGCAACGCATGTTGGATCAGTACCTCCAGGAGATCGGGAAAATCCCGTTATTGACCCCGGAGGAGGAGGTCGAACTGGCACGGCGCATCAAGCAGGGAGACGAAGAAGCATTGCACAAGCTGACCCGTGCGAATCTTCGGTTTGTTGTCTCGGTAGCCAAAAAGTATCAGGGACAGGGGCTGAGCCTGGCCGACCTGATCAATGAGGGCAACTATGGCCTGATCAAGGCAGCCCAGCGCTTTGACGAGACGCGCGGCTTCAAGTTTATCTCCTATGCTGTCTGGTGGATTCGTCAGGCGATCTTGCAGGCACTTGCTGAACAGAGCCGCGTGGTGCGTTTGCCCCTGAATCGGATTGGGACCATCTCCAAAATCCGCAAGGTAAGTGCCCGACTGGCCCAGGAGCACGAACGAGCCCCCAGCGCCGAAGAGCTGGCTGAAGAGCTTAACATTGACGTCGAGAAGATTCGCGAGGCGCTCCAGCATACGGGGCGAGCCCTTTCGATGGACGCTCCCTTCACCGACGACGACGATAACAGCCTGCTCGACGTCCTGCCCAACGAGGAGGATACGGCTCCGGATGAAGGCCTCATGGAAGAGTCACTTAAGATCGACATCGAGCGTGCCCTCTCCACGTTGCATCCGCGTGAAGCCGAGATCATTCGTCTGTACTTTGGCATCGGCCGCGAACATCCGCTGACGCTGGAAGAGATCGGCCAGCGCTTTGGGTTGACGCGCGAGCGAGTACGCCAGATCAAGGAAAAGGCGCTCCGTAAACTTCGCCAGAAACACCGCCGCGAAGAACTGCAGATTCACGTTGGCTGA
- a CDS encoding TrkA family potassium uptake protein gives MKRFVVIGLGNFGSSVAEALYAEGNEVLAIDLNERAVDRVAPHVTRAVVCDGRDLETLERLGVREVDVGIISTGDDITASVLSTLVLRDLGVGEIYVKVISRDHARVMNRLGVTETIFPERESALNLASRLSGRALLNYFRIGAGFGIQEMAVPDDWEGKTLRQLELRQRYGLSVIAVRDVLSDQIRIPPDPDVPLRDTDTLFVAGKEEDLERVARLK, from the coding sequence ATGAAACGCTTTGTGGTAATCGGGCTGGGTAATTTTGGCTCCAGCGTGGCCGAAGCCCTCTACGCCGAAGGCAACGAGGTGCTGGCGATCGACCTGAATGAGCGGGCGGTTGATCGCGTGGCCCCCCATGTAACGCGGGCTGTTGTTTGCGACGGCCGCGATCTGGAAACGCTTGAACGTCTGGGGGTCCGCGAAGTGGACGTCGGAATCATCTCAACGGGCGACGACATTACGGCCAGTGTCCTTTCGACGCTTGTTTTGCGCGATCTGGGGGTGGGAGAAATCTACGTGAAAGTCATTTCGCGTGATCATGCCCGCGTGATGAACCGCCTGGGGGTGACCGAAACGATCTTTCCAGAGCGGGAGTCGGCCCTGAACCTGGCCAGCCGGCTTTCCGGACGGGCATTGCTGAACTATTTTCGTATCGGGGCGGGCTTTGGTATTCAGGAGATGGCCGTGCCTGACGACTGGGAAGGCAAGACGCTGCGTCAGCTTGAGCTACGCCAGCGCTATGGGCTTTCCGTCATTGCCGTGCGTGACGTGCTCAGCGACCAGATACGCATTCCGCCGGATCCTGATGTGCCGCTGCGCGATACCGACACACTTTTTGTGGCCGGTAAAGAAGAGGACCTGGAACGCGTGGCCCGTTTGAAGTGA
- a CDS encoding TrkH family potassium uptake protein — translation MIGLKWFRRHAPVHLAWSSSRESFWRRLSPPQLFVGSFLLLILLGTLGLKTLPGLYTGASLSWLDALFTATSAVCVTGLVVVDTATYFTPWGQAFLLLLIQLGGLGIITFTTVLIVALGRRLSLRQQALAAGVVEAAPHINYRQLARDVVRFTFLIEAAGTLLLYLGFWPELGWRDAFWPALFHAISAFCNAGFSTFSDSLVGFRTNPVVLPVIMLLIIIGGLGFLTLEELYLWRRSIRARRRFRLSLHSRLVLTTTGFLLAMGGVFFVFFEWKATLASMSIPARLLNGLFMSVTARTAGFNTIDYGEATEQTNFLTILLMFVGGSPGSTAGGIKTTTLALLVLLAISRLRGQEIPSCWSRSVPHEVVQRAVGLFVVAIAVLMLGSFVLTATEIEHGVTAPGSFLKYLFEAYSAFGTVGLSMGVTPSLSTVGRWIIILLMFIGRVGPLTFAAALTMRRHRTPQFRYAYEDVVVG, via the coding sequence ATGATCGGCCTGAAATGGTTTAGGCGACATGCACCGGTGCATTTGGCGTGGAGCTCTTCGCGCGAAAGCTTCTGGCGTCGTCTGTCGCCCCCACAGCTATTTGTAGGCTCCTTTTTGTTGTTGATTCTTCTCGGCACACTGGGACTCAAGACGTTACCTGGCCTGTATACCGGTGCCTCACTGTCGTGGCTGGATGCGCTGTTTACCGCGACCAGCGCCGTCTGCGTAACAGGATTGGTGGTCGTCGATACGGCGACGTACTTTACGCCCTGGGGACAGGCATTTCTCCTGTTGCTTATCCAGCTGGGCGGTCTGGGGATCATTACGTTCACCACCGTACTGATCGTCGCGCTGGGACGACGGCTGTCGCTACGACAACAGGCGCTGGCAGCGGGTGTGGTTGAGGCAGCCCCCCACATCAATTATCGGCAATTGGCTCGCGACGTAGTGCGCTTCACTTTCCTCATTGAGGCGGCCGGGACACTGCTGCTTTACCTGGGCTTCTGGCCTGAACTGGGCTGGCGGGACGCCTTCTGGCCAGCCCTTTTCCACGCAATCAGTGCTTTCTGCAACGCGGGCTTCTCGACGTTTTCCGACTCGTTGGTCGGATTCCGCACGAATCCGGTCGTGCTACCCGTCATCATGCTACTGATCATCATCGGAGGGCTGGGATTTCTAACCCTTGAGGAGCTGTACCTGTGGCGTCGTTCCATTCGGGCCCGGCGACGCTTCCGACTTTCACTGCACTCTCGTCTGGTGTTGACCACGACGGGATTCCTACTGGCTATGGGCGGCGTGTTTTTTGTGTTTTTTGAGTGGAAGGCTACGCTGGCCAGCATGTCTATTCCGGCACGGTTGCTCAACGGTCTGTTCATGAGTGTGACGGCGCGCACAGCCGGGTTCAACACGATCGACTATGGGGAGGCTACCGAGCAGACGAACTTTCTGACCATTTTGCTCATGTTCGTAGGGGGATCGCCGGGTTCGACGGCCGGGGGTATCAAGACCACCACGCTGGCATTGCTGGTGCTGCTGGCCATTTCCCGGCTACGGGGGCAGGAGATTCCGAGCTGCTGGAGTCGTTCGGTACCCCATGAAGTGGTGCAGCGGGCTGTTGGATTGTTTGTGGTGGCGATAGCTGTGCTGATGCTCGGAAGCTTTGTCCTGACGGCTACTGAGATTGAGCACGGCGTCACAGCACCCGGCAGTTTTCTGAAATATCTTTTTGAAGCATACAGCGCCTTTGGAACGGTGGGGCTATCTATGGGCGTAACGCCGTCGCTCTCGACGGTCGGACGCTGGATCATCATTCTGTTGATGTTTATCGGGCGTGTGGGACCGCTGACGTTTGCCGCAGCGTTGACCATGCGACGGCATCGCACTCCCCAGTTTCGCTATGCTTACGAAGACGTGGTGGTCGGATGA
- a CDS encoding KamA family radical SAM protein: protein MVCPPFDPTHPQWRDWRWQMRHRIRSAEELDRWIRLTDEERQAIEATRGVFRWNITPYYARLMDPEDPACPIRRQVVPCLEELAPDLIGLMDPLEEVAHSPVKNLIHNYRDRVAFCVTSECAIYCRYCLRKRMVGDAAFMMRRAELQAAIDYIAAHAEIRDVLLTGGDPLTLSESNLGWILDRLRAIPHVEIIRIGTRMPVKLPYRITPELCRLLARYHPLWINTHFNHPKELTSDAAEAIDRLLRAGIPVGNQTVLLRGINDDVETMKMLCEGLVRMRVRPYYLYQAQLIGGTAHFRTPIEKGMAIMRALQGRTTGFAIPRYVLDTPYGKVPLDGTYVRGRAGDYVIVETPRGVLWAEPNPIPPDEELPFRLPEIPWPEAVETIELEQPLHTGGH from the coding sequence ATGGTCTGCCCTCCTTTCGATCCAACCCATCCTCAGTGGCGGGACTGGCGGTGGCAGATGCGCCACCGTATTCGCTCGGCGGAAGAACTGGACCGGTGGATTCGACTCACCGACGAAGAGCGACAGGCGATTGAAGCAACCCGAGGCGTATTTCGCTGGAATATCACCCCGTATTATGCCCGTTTGATGGATCCAGAAGATCCCGCCTGTCCCATTCGCCGGCAGGTAGTGCCGTGTCTGGAAGAACTGGCGCCCGACCTGATTGGTCTGATGGATCCGCTCGAAGAAGTCGCCCATTCTCCTGTTAAAAATCTGATCCATAACTATCGGGATCGGGTGGCTTTTTGCGTGACCAGCGAATGTGCCATCTATTGTCGCTATTGCCTGCGCAAGCGCATGGTGGGGGACGCTGCCTTCATGATGCGCAGGGCTGAGTTGCAGGCTGCCATCGATTACATTGCCGCGCATGCCGAGATTCGGGATGTGCTGCTGACCGGCGGGGATCCACTTACCCTGAGCGAGTCGAACCTGGGCTGGATTTTAGACCGACTGCGGGCTATCCCCCACGTCGAAATCATCCGCATCGGTACTCGGATGCCGGTTAAACTACCCTACCGGATTACCCCGGAGCTATGCCGTCTGCTGGCGCGTTATCACCCGCTGTGGATCAACACGCACTTCAACCATCCTAAAGAGCTCACTTCTGATGCGGCAGAAGCGATTGATCGCTTGCTACGTGCTGGTATCCCGGTGGGCAACCAGACCGTGCTGCTCCGGGGCATCAACGACGATGTCGAGACGATGAAGATGCTCTGCGAAGGGTTGGTGCGTATGCGGGTGCGTCCTTATTACCTGTACCAGGCCCAGCTTATCGGAGGAACGGCACACTTTCGCACGCCTATTGAGAAAGGCATGGCCATTATGCGGGCGCTGCAGGGGCGTACGACGGGCTTTGCCATCCCCAGATATGTACTCGACACTCCGTACGGGAAAGTGCCGCTTGATGGTACATACGTGCGAGGACGTGCCGGTGACTACGTTATTGTTGAAACGCCGCGAGGGGTTCTCTGGGCTGAGCCTAATCCAATACCGCCCGACGAAGAGCTGCCGTTTCGGCTCCCTGAAATTCCCTGGCCTGAGGCTGTGGAGACGATCGAACTGGAGCAACCATTGCATACCGGTGGGCATTAA
- a CDS encoding ATP-grasp domain-containing protein, with the protein MHTNGLMRIGIVYDLFDDYPWEVGEPPDADAENEPPETVDLLAAAIRRLGHKPIRIGTAYDLLLELPDLHLDCGISIAEGARGRNREAYAPMLFEMAGIPYIGSDPLTLSLSLDKAWTKDLVAVIGVPTPPYRTYAGPESVDARDLPGPFPLFVKPRYEGSSKGITAASKVHTLDALREQVARLTKAYRQEVIVEPFIEGSEFTVAVVGNDPPEPLPVLQRAVEATTGIGLHALAHRGMTTTSELEPAPYVPLTDELERCLQQLAVRVYEKLQCRDFARLDFRVDPEGKPWFLEINPLPTFAPDGTFAILAELMQRPYVDFLAEILQRGLRRLGLT; encoded by the coding sequence ATGCATACCAATGGTCTGATGCGCATTGGGATCGTCTACGATCTGTTTGACGACTATCCTTGGGAGGTCGGCGAACCGCCGGATGCCGATGCCGAAAACGAACCCCCGGAGACGGTTGATCTATTAGCAGCAGCCATTCGCCGGCTGGGGCACAAGCCCATACGGATTGGTACGGCTTACGATCTGCTGCTTGAGCTGCCGGATCTGCACCTTGATTGCGGCATCAGCATCGCCGAAGGTGCCCGTGGACGCAACCGTGAGGCCTATGCGCCCATGCTGTTCGAGATGGCCGGTATCCCCTATATCGGCTCCGATCCGCTGACGCTTTCGCTCAGCCTTGACAAGGCCTGGACCAAAGATCTGGTTGCGGTCATCGGCGTGCCTACACCGCCTTATCGGACCTATGCTGGTCCGGAGTCGGTTGATGCCCGGGATCTGCCCGGACCTTTTCCGCTATTCGTAAAACCGCGTTACGAAGGATCTTCAAAGGGCATTACGGCTGCTTCCAAGGTGCATACGCTGGACGCGCTACGGGAACAGGTGGCGCGTCTGACCAAGGCCTATCGCCAGGAGGTTATCGTTGAGCCCTTCATTGAAGGCAGCGAGTTTACCGTGGCGGTTGTCGGCAACGACCCGCCTGAACCCCTCCCGGTATTGCAGCGGGCCGTTGAAGCCACCACAGGCATCGGGCTGCACGCGCTGGCGCATCGGGGGATGACCACAACGTCCGAGCTGGAACCGGCACCATATGTTCCGCTGACGGACGAGCTGGAGCGTTGCCTGCAGCAGCTGGCCGTGCGTGTCTATGAAAAGCTTCAGTGCCGCGACTTTGCTCGCCTGGATTTCCGGGTGGATCCCGAAGGGAAACCGTGGTTCCTGGAGATCAATCCCCTGCCGACATTTGCGCCGGATGGAACGTTTGCTATCCTTGCGGAATTGATGCAGCGGCCCTATGTGGACTTCCTGGCCGAAATCCTGCAACGTGGCCTTCGGCGTCTGGGCCTGACCTGA
- a CDS encoding outer membrane protein transport protein, which produces MRTSRWPMLPWTRKRFLAGICCFLLSLPVFGQGFSLNPPGTCTLGRGGTGVAQPCADGSAIALNPAGLALLHRGAIASGATLYLSRGSFTDDYTQQETRLDEKPVLVPHLFAGVRTTSKLVVGFGAYTPYGLEIRWPRTFAGSFVSYQTRVQTTYLQPTVAYRLSRRVLIGAGPILAVSTIGLWQQLDLAQQEALPGVPFAALGIPLGTSFANVKMESDEAYGLGGHVGMLFQVTDRFRIGLRYLSAIKLNYTGTIRFSPLSTGIVIPAQVELSGQTIPAGTPLDVVLASLGLFGPQGPLADREAESELTMPAQFAAGFSWQATPELTLLFDYQWTGWSTFERLTIRPQGGNPIVRIQDYRNTYTLRTGLLFQASSILEIRLGYIYAQGAAPSKTVTPLLPEANRNLITLGTGWRLGHGVTLDIAYQYVRQDDRRGRVVDPAPGTEPTPALNSGLYQISAHVASVTVSVLL; this is translated from the coding sequence ATGCGCACGTCAAGATGGCCCATGCTTCCGTGGACGCGGAAGCGTTTCCTTGCAGGAATCTGCTGCTTCCTGCTCAGCCTGCCGGTCTTCGGGCAGGGTTTTTCGCTGAATCCGCCGGGTACCTGTACACTTGGACGCGGAGGCACCGGGGTTGCCCAGCCCTGTGCAGATGGTTCGGCCATCGCTCTCAATCCAGCTGGCCTGGCGCTCTTACACCGGGGAGCTATTGCCTCTGGCGCCACACTCTACCTGAGCCGAGGTAGCTTTACGGACGACTATACCCAGCAAGAAACGCGCCTGGATGAAAAGCCGGTACTGGTCCCGCACCTGTTTGCAGGTGTTCGGACTACTTCTAAGCTGGTCGTCGGCTTCGGGGCCTATACCCCCTATGGCCTGGAGATTCGATGGCCGCGGACGTTTGCGGGCAGCTTTGTCAGCTACCAAACCCGTGTGCAGACAACTTATCTGCAACCGACGGTGGCCTACCGGCTCTCCCGTCGTGTATTGATAGGAGCCGGGCCGATCCTGGCGGTCAGCACCATTGGGCTCTGGCAACAGCTCGACCTGGCCCAGCAGGAGGCCCTGCCCGGTGTGCCTTTTGCCGCGCTGGGCATTCCGCTCGGTACTTCGTTTGCCAACGTAAAAATGGAAAGCGACGAAGCTTATGGGCTTGGCGGCCACGTCGGCATGCTCTTCCAGGTAACCGACCGGTTTCGCATTGGACTGCGCTATCTGAGCGCCATCAAGCTGAACTATACGGGCACCATCCGCTTCAGTCCGCTTTCGACCGGTATCGTGATTCCGGCACAAGTTGAACTAAGTGGTCAGACGATTCCGGCCGGCACACCGCTCGACGTGGTGCTGGCCAGCCTGGGTCTGTTTGGCCCCCAGGGACCACTGGCTGACCGCGAAGCCGAAAGCGAGCTCACGATGCCAGCACAGTTTGCCGCGGGTTTCAGCTGGCAGGCTACTCCCGAGCTGACGCTGCTTTTCGACTACCAGTGGACCGGCTGGAGCACCTTCGAGCGGCTCACCATCCGACCCCAAGGTGGCAACCCCATCGTGCGGATTCAGGATTACCGAAACACGTACACGCTTCGGACCGGCCTGCTTTTCCAGGCCAGTTCCATCCTCGAAATACGTCTGGGCTACATCTATGCGCAGGGAGCAGCTCCCTCGAAAACGGTAACTCCCCTACTTCCCGAAGCTAACCGGAATCTGATCACACTGGGCACTGGCTGGCGGTTGGGCCACGGTGTGACGCTGGACATAGCCTATCAGTACGTGCGGCAGGACGATCGGCGCGGTCGCGTCGTTGATCCAGCGCCAGGCACCGAACCGACACCGGCCCTCAACAGCGGCCTGTATCAGATCAGCGCCCATGTGGCCTCAGTGACCGTTAGCGTTTTGCTTTAA